The following coding sequences lie in one Alphaproteobacteria bacterium genomic window:
- a CDS encoding lipoprotein-releasing ABC transporter permease subunit produces MIKPFEWMLAFRYLRARRAEGFISVIAGFSLTGIALGVATLIVVMAVMNGFRTELLGRILGISGHVQIYDSRGAMFDYDERAQEFLRLEHVTSASAQVEGQVMVSANGQAQGVMINGLRGKDIQKKPLVAEHIVAGNLEAFNNGEGVLVGARLAQKLGLGIGDNITLISPEGRATIAGMMPRVKAYPIAAMFDVGMFEYDSGLVFMPFEEAQIFFKLARGEDTAVSSIELMVDNPKQAAAVAAEIARTNPQLYVQSWEDTNAQFFNALKVERSVMFLILTLIIIVAAFNIISSLIMLVRDKTRDIAIMRTMGAPRGSILRVFFICGSSIGVIGTVTGVALGLTFALNIDSIKVFLQGLTGVELFDPTIYFLSTLPAEVNFVEVARISLMSLALSFAATWYPAWRAARLDPAEALRYE; encoded by the coding sequence TTCGCTATTTGCGTGCGCGCAGGGCAGAGGGATTTATCTCGGTTATTGCCGGATTCTCGCTTACGGGCATTGCGCTTGGCGTGGCTACACTTATTGTAGTAATGGCGGTAATGAATGGTTTTCGCACCGAATTGCTCGGACGTATTTTAGGCATTAGTGGTCATGTGCAGATTTATGATTCCCGTGGCGCGATGTTCGATTATGACGAACGCGCACAGGAGTTTTTAAGATTAGAGCATGTTACTTCTGCCTCTGCACAAGTGGAAGGGCAGGTGATGGTAAGCGCCAATGGTCAGGCACAAGGTGTAATGATCAATGGGCTGCGTGGCAAAGACATACAAAAAAAACCATTAGTAGCAGAGCATATTGTTGCAGGCAATTTGGAAGCATTTAACAACGGCGAAGGCGTGCTGGTTGGGGCGAGGCTGGCACAAAAACTGGGGCTGGGCATTGGGGATAATATTACCCTCATATCTCCCGAAGGACGCGCTACAATTGCAGGAATGATGCCCCGCGTGAAAGCTTACCCCATTGCGGCAATGTTTGATGTGGGCATGTTTGAGTATGATTCCGGCTTGGTCTTTATGCCGTTTGAAGAAGCGCAAATCTTTTTCAAGCTAGCGCGTGGAGAAGATACCGCAGTGTCTTCTATAGAATTAATGGTAGACAATCCAAAACAAGCGGCAGCGGTGGCGGCAGAAATTGCCCGCACAAACCCACAGCTTTATGTGCAAAGCTGGGAAGATACCAACGCGCAGTTTTTTAATGCGCTAAAGGTAGAGCGCAGCGTGATGTTTTTGATTCTTACGCTCATCATAATTGTGGCTGCGTTTAATATTATCTCCAGCCTGATTATGCTGGTGCGCGATAAAACCCGCGATATAGCGATTATGCGTACTATGGGCGCTCCTCGCGGCTCAATATTGCGGGTGTTCTTTATATGCGGCTCCAGCATTGGTGTGATTGGTACTGTGACGGGAGTGGCGCTGGGGCTGACATTTGCATTGAATATTGATAGCATTAAGGTGTTTTTACAAGGTCTTACCGGAGTAGAGCTTTTTGATCCCACGATTTACTTCTTATCGACTCTGCCTGCCGAAGTGAACTTTGTTGAGGTCGCTAGAATTTCGCTAATGTCGCTGGCATTGTCTTTTGCTGCAACATGGTATCCGGCATGGCGCGCAGCGCGCCTCGACCCAGCGGAGGCATTGCGTTATGAGTGA